A genomic segment from Microaerobacter geothermalis encodes:
- a CDS encoding LutC/YkgG family protein — MASKEAFLKNIASHLGRERRSGVKPPTYISQPWDHFYKDMNRDELIEMFIANATKIGAKVIDAENEKDLNIILGPWISENDQVIIWNDERFEELKVYQALNQLKANWKKWQDGQENHLIFTEKSKVGIVFADFGVAETGSLALFHGKGKGRSVSLLPLISIGFVKKDTIVPRITQVLKAIHQQVPSGDLTSCFNFITGPSRSADIEMDLSIGVHGPGELVVLLI; from the coding sequence TTGGCAAGTAAAGAAGCATTTTTAAAAAATATCGCAAGTCATCTGGGCAGGGAAAGAAGAAGCGGAGTGAAGCCGCCAACTTATATCTCTCAACCTTGGGATCATTTTTATAAGGATATGAATCGGGACGAACTGATCGAGATGTTTATTGCCAATGCCACTAAAATCGGGGCCAAAGTGATTGACGCCGAGAATGAAAAAGACTTGAATATCATTTTAGGTCCCTGGATTTCGGAAAATGATCAAGTAATCATTTGGAATGATGAACGATTTGAAGAGTTGAAAGTTTATCAAGCTCTGAATCAGTTGAAGGCCAACTGGAAAAAATGGCAGGATGGACAAGAAAATCACCTTATATTTACGGAAAAGTCTAAAGTTGGAATTGTCTTTGCGGATTTTGGGGTTGCTGAAACGGGAAGTTTGGCTCTGTTTCATGGGAAAGGAAAGGGGAGAAGCGTCAGTTTACTTCCCCTCATTTCCATCGGATTTGTAAAAAAAGATACCATCGTTCCCAGAATCACTCAGGTTTTAAAGGCTATTCATCAGCAAGTTCCATCAGGAGATTTGACATCATGTTTTAATTTCATAACCGGACCCAGCCGAAGTGCCGATATAGAGATGGACCTAAGTATAGGCGTACATGGGCCTGGAGAACTTGTCGTTTTATTGATATAA
- a CDS encoding LutB/LldF family L-lactate oxidation iron-sulfur protein — protein MENKSAFKDRVKIAVQDDYLQKSVQNAQERFRTQREMAMNDLGNFQEWRNRAQEIRAHVIENLDSYLEQLSENVEKNGGYVYFAATKEEAVEYVTQLAKKKQAKSVIKSKSMVSEEIHLNQALEKLDVEVVESDLGEYIIQLAKETPSHIIAPAIHKNRKQIAELFSRVAGETLSDDTKTLTAFARRQLREKFLKADIGISGCNFAIAESGSVVLVTNEGNGRLTTTLPKTHVAIMGMERLVPTWEDLDVLLSLLPRSATGQRITSYVTAITGPRKHEDGDGPEEFHLVIVDNGRSSILGTRYQQVLNCIRCGACLNVCPVYRHIGGHAYGGVYSGPIGAVLTPLLEGIEKWKELPYASSLCGACTDVCPVKIPLHDYLIFLRQDVVDAKLTPFSERMAFKGFGFAAERKAIYDFSVAMAHKVLKPFSNESHIEKGPGPLSDWTDVKDFPLPPKDSFRSWWKEEKGGDKIGK, from the coding sequence ATGGAAAATAAATCTGCATTTAAAGATCGAGTGAAGATTGCGGTTCAGGATGATTATTTGCAGAAATCCGTTCAAAATGCCCAAGAGCGTTTTCGCACCCAGCGGGAAATGGCTATGAATGATCTGGGCAATTTCCAAGAATGGCGCAACCGTGCCCAGGAAATCAGGGCTCATGTGATTGAAAATCTGGATAGCTACCTGGAACAGTTGTCGGAAAATGTAGAAAAAAACGGAGGTTATGTTTACTTTGCTGCAACCAAGGAGGAAGCTGTAGAGTATGTGACCCAATTAGCAAAAAAGAAACAAGCGAAGTCTGTCATCAAATCAAAATCTATGGTATCGGAAGAAATTCATTTAAATCAAGCACTGGAAAAGTTGGATGTTGAAGTTGTTGAATCTGACCTTGGTGAATATATCATTCAATTGGCAAAGGAGACACCTTCCCACATTATTGCACCAGCCATTCATAAAAATAGGAAACAAATCGCCGAGCTATTTTCCCGAGTTGCTGGAGAGACACTGTCTGATGATACTAAGACCCTAACTGCTTTTGCCCGCAGACAGCTTCGGGAAAAATTTTTAAAGGCGGATATTGGGATTTCTGGTTGTAACTTTGCCATTGCAGAATCTGGCTCTGTCGTTCTGGTAACCAATGAGGGGAATGGGAGATTAACCACGACATTACCTAAAACCCATGTAGCCATTATGGGCATGGAAAGATTGGTTCCAACATGGGAGGACCTGGATGTGTTGCTTTCATTATTGCCCAGAAGTGCAACGGGCCAAAGGATTACCAGTTACGTGACTGCGATTACCGGTCCTCGAAAACATGAAGATGGAGATGGACCTGAGGAATTTCATCTAGTAATCGTGGATAATGGCCGTTCCAGCATCCTGGGAACCCGTTATCAACAGGTTTTAAATTGCATTCGATGCGGAGCTTGCCTTAATGTATGTCCCGTTTACCGGCATATCGGAGGACATGCCTATGGCGGAGTATACAGCGGACCTATAGGGGCTGTACTTACTCCTTTATTGGAGGGAATTGAAAAATGGAAGGAGCTGCCGTATGCTTCCAGTCTCTGTGGAGCATGTACCGATGTATGTCCGGTGAAGATTCCGCTCCATGATTATCTTATTTTCTTACGCCAGGATGTAGTGGATGCAAAGTTAACCCCATTTTCCGAAAGAATGGCCTTTAAGGGTTTTGGGTTTGCCGCTGAAAGGAAAGCAATCTATGACTTTAGCGTGGCAATGGCCCATAAAGTTCTAAAACCATTTTCCAATGAAAGTCACATTGAAAAGGGTCCTGGACCTCTTTCCGATTGGACGGATGTGAAAGATTTCCCGTTACCTCCAAAGGATTCATTCCGCAGTTGGTGGAAAGAAGAAAAAGGAGGCGATAAAATTGGCAAGTAA
- a CDS encoding (Fe-S)-binding protein encodes MKASLFITCLSDIFYPEVGKSLVNVLEKLGVSLDFPEGQSCCGQPAYNSGYREDAEKAAKHMIRVFKDSPNVVTPSGSCAAMVRHYYPMMFANDPVWSGKAQELADKTFEFSEFIVKVLKKTDLGAVYPAKVTYHHSCHMKRGIRVEEEPVQLIKSIKGITFVDLPYKEDCCGFGGTFSVKMPEISEQMVDEKIQHVYETEADILVGSDLGCIMNIGGRLRRKGKPVEVLHTAQLLERGLNHGK; translated from the coding sequence ATGAAGGCTTCGTTGTTTATCACTTGTTTATCAGATATTTTTTATCCTGAAGTAGGGAAGAGTTTAGTCAATGTCTTGGAGAAACTGGGAGTTTCGTTGGATTTTCCTGAGGGACAATCCTGCTGTGGGCAACCCGCCTATAACAGCGGCTATCGGGAAGACGCCGAGAAAGCGGCTAAACATATGATCAGAGTCTTTAAGGACAGTCCCAATGTTGTTACGCCATCCGGTTCCTGTGCAGCAATGGTTAGACATTATTATCCCATGATGTTTGCCAATGACCCGGTATGGTCGGGGAAAGCACAAGAATTAGCAGACAAGACCTTTGAATTCTCGGAATTTATAGTTAAAGTCTTAAAAAAGACGGATTTGGGGGCCGTATATCCCGCAAAAGTGACTTACCACCATTCCTGTCACATGAAAAGGGGAATTCGTGTAGAGGAAGAGCCCGTCCAATTGATCAAAAGTATAAAGGGAATTACGTTTGTTGATCTTCCCTATAAAGAGGACTGCTGTGGTTTTGGCGGAACTTTTTCCGTGAAGATGCCTGAAATCTCCGAGCAAATGGTCGATGAAAAGATTCAGCATGTTTATGAGACAGAGGCAGACATACTTGTCGGCTCTGATCTTGGCTGTATCATGAATATTGGCGGAAGGCTTCGCAGAAAAGGAAAACCGGTGGAGGTTCTGCACACCGCCCAACTCTTGGAGAGGGGGTTAAATCATGGAAAATAA
- a CDS encoding FadR/GntR family transcriptional regulator, with the protein MEFKKIRTKKIYEEVAEQLQEMISKGILKPGDKLDSVRELAEKFNVGRSAVREALSALKAMGLVEMRQGEGTFISKFNSSAITQPLSSAVLMNPKEIKELLEVRKIMEVGIAGIAASKRDEEDLTLMREALLEMEKALDADDEGLGELADVKFHMAIAKSTKNKMLIKLMNNISGFMRETMKESRRIWLYAEEATHHRLYLEHKSIFQAIEEKNATLAQQRMLTHLVKVEEVVDKFQGQDR; encoded by the coding sequence ATGGAATTTAAAAAGATAAGGACTAAGAAAATATATGAAGAAGTGGCAGAACAGCTTCAGGAAATGATTAGCAAAGGAATCTTGAAGCCCGGAGACAAGTTGGATTCTGTCCGGGAATTAGCAGAGAAATTTAATGTGGGCCGTTCTGCTGTCCGGGAAGCCTTAAGCGCTCTTAAAGCGATGGGCCTGGTAGAAATGCGACAGGGGGAAGGCACTTTTATAAGCAAGTTTAATTCCTCTGCCATTACCCAGCCGCTCTCATCAGCAGTGTTGATGAACCCGAAAGAAATAAAAGAACTGTTGGAAGTTCGTAAAATTATGGAGGTAGGGATTGCAGGGATTGCTGCATCTAAAAGGGATGAAGAAGATTTGACTCTGATGCGGGAGGCTCTGTTGGAGATGGAGAAGGCCCTTGATGCGGATGATGAGGGATTGGGAGAATTGGCAGATGTGAAGTTCCATATGGCCATTGCCAAATCAACCAAAAATAAGATGCTCATTAAATTGATGAACAATATTTCCGGATTTATGCGGGAAACCATGAAAGAAAGTCGAAGGATTTGGCTTTACGCCGAGGAGGCTACTCACCATCGGCTGTACCTTGAACACAAATCTATTTTTCAGGCCATAGAAGAAAAAAATGCGACATTAGCTCAGCAAAGAATGCTAACCCATTTAGTCAAAGTGGAAGAGGTTGTAGATAAGTTTCAAGGTCAAGATCGCTAA